The Syntrophotalea acetylenivorans genome contains the following window.
CTTTTTGTATCGCAAGTTGACTCCTCGAACCCTTGGCTCCTTGATTGCCCTTTATGAACACAAGATTTTCGTCCAGGGTGCCATCTGGGATATCAACTCCTTTGATCAATGGGGGGTGGAGTTGGGCAAGCAGCTGGCGGGAACGATTCTGCAGGAACTTGAAGAAGAGGGGGCGGCGAATGGCCACGATGCTTCGACGAACGGCCTGATTAATTACTATAAAAAATCCAGCGGTCGATTGGACTGATAGGAGCCTCCGGCCTAAGGGGAGTGCTTATCTCAGGTTTATAATGTATTTGTGCCGAGAGCTTTCGTGCGGAAGTGGTGCCGTGCTATACCATGCGCGCGGCATTGATCCTGTCCGGCATTGTGTTTCGATAAATAAGGAGTTGAATTTGTTGAGCTTTTAATTGTTGGCTAAAGGGTTGCTGCACAGAAGCCGATATAAGAGCGGTATACGATAGATTCTTCTTCAAGGAGCAGTATTGGTGAGCAGGCATTTAAATGTATTGATCGTCGAGGATAGCGAAGATGATGTGCTGTTGTTGAAGCGGCACTTGCGTCAGGGAGGGTATCTGATTCATTGCGGCTGGGTCGATACGGCAGCGGCCTTGAATCAGGCTTTGAGCGAAGAGAGCTGGGATGTGGTTATTTCCGACTATTCGCTCCCTTCTTTTACCGCCATCGATGCGCTATTTATGCTGCAGAAAAAAGGACTGGATATCCCTTTTATTATCGTTTCCGGTGCCATCGGCGAGGAAATCGCAGTCTCGGCGATGAAAGCGGGTGCCCACGATTATGTTATGAAGGACAATCTCGCACGGCTGGGGCCTGCCATCGAGCGCGAACTGCGCGAGGCGGCCATGCGCCGCGATCGGTATGAAGCTGAAGAGGCTCTTAAAGAAAGTGAACGGGAGAATCGTGAGATATCGCGGGAATTCCGTGCCTTGTTGGACAATATCCCCGATTCTCTGACCCTGCTCGATTCGTCAATGCAGGTGGTCTGGTCTAATCTCAGTACCGCTAAATTGTTGAATTGCAATCCCGACGAATTGGCAAATCACCATTGTGAAAAACTATGGACAGACTGTAGCGCTCGCGGCGACGATTGTCCGGTGCGTAAAAGTTTTATCAGTTGCCAGGTGGAAAAAGCGGTTATTAAGGCTAATGATGATCGCACCTGGGGGGTGCGGGCGATTCCGATTTCCAATCGCCACGGCCAGGTTGTTAGCGTCATCAAGATGGCCAGTGATATTACCCGCCAAATTCAGTTGCGAGAAGAAGCCAGCCGGGCCGGTCAGTTGGCCTCTCTGGGTGAATTGGCTGCCGGGGTGGCCCATGAGATCAACAATCCCATCAACGGCATCATCAATTATGCTCAGATTCTGGCTGATCAATTCAGTGAAGATGCTGAAAATCAAGAAATCGTGCAGGAAATAATCGATGAGGGGGAGCGAATCGCCAACATCGCGAAGAACCTGCTCGACTTTGCCAAGGCTCGCCCCGAGTTCAAAAAACCCGTATCGGCAGAAGATATACTGGCGGCATCTCTGGCCCTGACCAAGTCACAACTTAACAGGGATGGCATCAAGTTGATAATCGATATGAACCCAGGCCTACCCCCGGTACTTGCCCATTTGCAACAGGTTCAGCAGGTAATACTTAATCTAATCAGCAATGCCCGTTATGCTCTGAATCAGAAATATTCTGCGGCGGATCCGGAAAAGATCTTTCACATCGAATCGGAACTTTGTTCTACCCCTGGGGGGCGTTTGTGCGCTTGTCTTTTCTGGACCAGGGAATTGGTATTGCCCCGGAGGTATTGCCCAAGGTTATGGATCCGTTCTATTCCACCAAACCGAGTGGCTCCGGCACCGGCCTCGGCCTGAGTATCAGCCACGGGATTATCAAGGATCATGGCGGAGAGATCAGGATCTTTAGTGTGCCTGGGCAATATACCCGCGTTGTTCTCGACCTGCCGGTAGCCGATGCTGATTGCCAAATGGGCCAGCAAGAAGAGGTTGGCGGCAGCAGATGAGAAGAATCGGTTTTTTTGGTGTTGCGCTACTGTCCTCGTGGAGCCTTTTGCTGGTCTGGACCTATCAAGAGGATTCCTCAGAGCTGCTGGCTGCGGGCCTGGGAGGAACGGAACAGATCCGCTTCTACGTGATTCTTTTTTTGGCCTTACAAAGCCTTATAATCCTCTTTTTGTTGCCCCATGTGCGTTGGCAGAAGCAGGCTCAGCGAGCACTTCGGAGCAGTGAAGAACGTTTCAAGGCGGCTGCATCGGCTATTAGCGATGCCTTGGTAGCCATCAACGATCAGGGACTGGTGGTGCTTTTCAACCCGGCGGCTGAGCGCTTATTCGGCCATAGCAGGCAGCAGATGCTTGGTCAGACCCTCGATGCTCTGCTGCCGATGAGATACCGGGAGCGACATCGGCAGGCGTTGACGGATTATTTTTCCAGTGGTTCAGGCAGCCGGGTCTTTGGTTCCCCTCTGGAGCTCCCGGCCCTGTGTGCGGATGGCAGGGAAATCATCGTCGAACTTTCTCTGTCCTTGTTGTCCGAAGGCGATTCCCGCACCGTGCTGGCATCCTTTCGGGATATTTCACGGCGTAAGGCCGATGAAGAAGCGTTACGGCAAAGTGAGGAGCGCTTTCGGGAGTTGGCCGATCTGCTGCCGCAATCGGTTTTTGAGGCCGACCAGCAGGGCCGTGTGACCTTTGCCAACCGTATGGCCCTGCAGTTTGCCGGTTGGAGCGATGAGGATCTGGCTCGGCAACCATCGGTTATAGACCTCCTCGGTCCCGAAGACCGGCAGCGGGCGGCAGCCAATTTTCAACGGGTTCTGGCCGGAGAGCTGTTGTTGAACGAAGAGTACTCTCTGCAGGTCAGTGCTGAATCGTCTCCTGTGACCGTGGTTGTAGCTGCGGCCCCCATTGTCCGCCAAGAGCAGGTCGTCGGTTTGCGGGGTATTGCGGTCGATGTCACCGAGCGCCTTGCCGTGGAGCGGATTGCCCGCGAAAACACTGAAAAATTCAAGCGCCTTTATCAGGAATACCAGGCCCTGCTCGACCATATACCCGATGCCATCACCCTCTACACGCCTGAACTGACCGTGGTTCGCAGCAATCGTGGGGCGGCAAGGTTGCTTGAGCTGCCGGTCACCGAACTGCCGGGCACTCATTGCAGCGCCCTGTGGGCCGGCTGCTCGGCGGCTGGCGACCACTGTCCCGTTGAGCGTTGCTTTCGTTCCGGCCAGGTGGAACAGGCCTTTACCAAGACCGATGACGGCCGCTCCTGGCATGTACGGGCTTTTCCAGTCTGTAACAAGGAGGGCGAGCGGATTAATGTTATCTCTCTGGCGAGCGATGTGACCCGCCAGCGGCAACTCGAACAGGAGGCCAGCCGGGCCAATCATCTGGCCTCGCTGGGCGAACTGGCTGCCGGAGTGGCCCATGAGATCAACAATCCCATCAACGGCATCATCAATTATGCACAGATACTGGCCGATGACGGCCAGATCGGTGAAGACAACCGGGAGGTATTGCGCGGTATTACCGAGGAAGGGGAGCGCATTGCCAATATCGTATACAACCTCCTTTCCTTCGCCCGTGATCGGCAGGAGACGAAGACTCCGGTCAACCTTGGGGAGGTGTTGACCGCGGCCCTGAATCTGACGGAATCACAATTGCGTAAAGACATGATACTGTTGGATGTCAATGTGGACCCCGGTTTGCCCCTGGTTAATGCACATTTTCAACAATTACAGCAGGTTATGCTTAACCTTATCAGCAATGCTCGCTATGCCCTCAATCAGCGTTACCCCGAGGGCCATGTGGGTAAAACTTTTGCTATCCGCTCCGAGTTTGCTCAAGAGGCCGGCGGGGATCGAATCAGGTTGGTGTTTCACGATGGAGGCACCGGTATTCCGGCCCATCAGTTACCCAAGATCCTGGATCCCTTTTATACGACCAAGCCGAGTGGGGCCGGTACCGGACTTGGTCTGAGTATCAGCCACGGCATTATAGAAGACCATGGTGGTCGCCTTGACATCGAGAGTGCCGAGAACCGCTTTACCAAGGTCACCATCGAACTGCCCACTGCCAAAGGAAGTGATTTGTTATGAAGCCCAAGATATTGGTCATCGACGATGAAAAAAGTCTGCGGTTCACTTTTCAACGATTCCTCTCGGATGAAGGTTATGAAGTGGATACGGCCGCTGATTACCAAGAGGCTTTGCTGCGTATCGGACAGGAATGTTACGACGTGGTGTTCAGCGATATTTTGTTGGGAGACAAGACCGGCATCGATGTGTTGCGGGCCATCAAGGAGCAGATTCCTTTGTGCCCGGTGATCATGGTAACCGGCTATCCCAATATCGAGACCGCTTCCGAGGCGCTGCGCCTTGGCGCTTTCGATTATATTTCCAAGCCGGTGGTCAAGAAAGACCTCTTGCAGGTAGCCCGGGCCGCCATCAAATACCGTCATGTCGCCGAGGAGAACGAACGCAATCGCATTAATCTTGAAGCGGTCTTTTCCAGTGTGGGCGATGGCCTGATTATTGTCGATCAACAGGGGGAGCTTCAGCGGGCCAACGAGGCGGCCCAACGAATATTTCAACTGGATGAAGAAGTGCTTGGGCAACCCTACAGAGAGGCTTTGAGCAACTGTTCCGTTCGCAGTTGCGACCTGTTGCAGAGCACCCTGGAGACGGGCCGGCAGGGACAGCTCGAACGTATCGAATGTGATCACTCGCCAAACAGCCGCCAAGTGTTGACCCTGCTAACCTCGCCCTTGGTTAACGCTGTCGGCGAAGCCATCGGGGCGGTATTGGTGACCCGGGATGAAACTCGTATAGACAAACTGGAGCGTTCCCTGCGCAAACGCCATAATTTTCATAAAATGGTCGGGGCCAGCAATAAAATGCAGGAGCTCTATTGTCTACTCGACGATTTGGCCGATGTACCTTCGACCGTATTGATCACCGGCGAGAGCGGTACCGGAAAAGAGTTGGTTGCGGAGGCGCTGCACAAGTCCGGGGTACGGCACAACAAGCCGCTGGTCAAAGTCAACTGCGCGGCTCTTTCCGATACCTTGCTCGAAAGTGAACTGTTCGGCCACGTGCGTGGCTCCTTTACCGGGGCGGTCAAGGATCGTATCGGCCGTTTTCAAAAGGCCGAAGGGGGGACCATCTTTCTCGATGAGATAGGCGATATCTCTCATAAGGTTCAACTGCGTTTATTGCGGGTGTTGCAAGAGCGGGAAATTGAACGCATTGGCGAATCGATGCCGACCAAAGTCGATATTCGTATTGTGGCGGCGACGAATCGCAACCTGGCCGAAATGGTTCGACAGGGCTCCTTTCGCGAAGATCTCTATTATCGGCTGAAAGTGATTACCATCCCGTTGCCGCCTTTGCGTGAGCGAAAAGACGATATCCCTTTGTTGGTAGAACATATGATCGATAAGTTGAATGGCACCATGGGCAAGGAGGTCACCGGGATTTCCCAGGAAGTGGCGGAATTTTTTCAGGAATACAATTGGCCGGGTAATATTCGTGAGTTGGAACATGTCATGGAGTATGCCTTTGTTCGTTGTCGGCAGCCAGTGGTTGCCCTCGGGCATTTGCCGGAAGATCTGCTGGCGACCAAAGACCAGAATTCAGACGCTTCGCCTCAGGTTGTCGAAGAAGACGAAGTACAATCGATCTGCAAGGCGCTGGAAAAGACCGCTTGGAATAAAGCTAAGGCCGCGCGATTATTGGGGATAGACCGTAAAACTCTTTATCGCAAGCTCGCCAAGTATGAGATCGATGCCTAACCCGATACCGCAAAGGACCCTGCGAGCTCGGCGATAACCTGTGCAGAGGCATTTGAGTTTTAGCTACCAAGTAAGGTAGATAGTTTTTTCTTTTCGCGGAAAAACAGCCCTTGTTTTAAAATTCGAAGTGTGGCGTGCCCCATAAGTGTGGACCTTCCGCAGTGTGGCACGCCACACTTTTTTTGTTTGTAAGCGATTCTCATAATGGCCGGGAAAGTCGGCCAGTGGTTGGTCCCATACCGGAAATGGTTTTTCAGTGGAAGGCTCAAAATGTTGAAAACATTGCATAATTTCGATTTAAAAAATTTTATTGAGTGTAATTTTTTGTTTTCGGGGTAGTACCTTGTTCCTTTGGTACAGCTTTTGCCATATCAGGTGGACACTGGTTAACAAAGCGTACTTTCTCTGGATCGCTAAAAGGGATTTATCGGATGTGTGTGGAAATGACTCCTGCGGACATAAATTCAACAAAAGTTAAAGTATGTCCGCTGGTAAACAATCCCCGGCGTGATTGCTATTGCCTGGACATGACCAGTCGCAACATCGAAAAGGTGGTGCGGTATTGCAGTGGCGATTATGAACAGTGCGCAATCTATATCAAAAGCCGTAAACCACGGCCCCATATCGAATAGGAGGCGAAATGGCCGAAGTGATGGAAAAGGATCCGCTGGAGTTGGATGATGCCGGGTACGAAACGGAAGATACTCAGAAAGATAAATTCTTAACCTTCTTTCTGGCAAATGAGGATTACGGAATCGCAATCCAGCATGTGATCGAAATCATCGGTATCCAAAAGATTACCGAGGTTCCGGACATGCCCACTTTCGTCAAAGGGGTCATAAACCTGCGCGGTAAGGTGATACCGGTAATGGATGTGCGGGCACGGTTTGGCCTTCCCGGTCAGGAGTACGATGAGCGTACCTGTATTATCGTTGTCAACGTCGACGATCAGTCGACCGGGTTGATCGTCGATCGGGTCTGTGAGGTCGCCGACATCCCTTCCGAAAATGTCGAACCGGCACCCGGCAGCGGCAAAGGGCAGGTCGACAGCTACATCATGGGCCTCGGCAAGGTTGGAGATCGAGTGAAAATTCTTCTCGATGCGCGGCGACTGCTGGCGATCTGATCTCGTCTTCAAAGTTTAGTTTCTCTGTTTAACAACCAATTTTCAATAAGGAAGCGACATGAAGCTCAAATCGATTCAGTTAAAGATTACCCTCATCGCCGGGGCCTGCCTGCTGATTACCGCCGGCGCCCTGGTGGCTTACAGCCTGATTTCGGCACACAACACTCAGCAGATGACTATCGAGCGGGTCTCCGCTGTGCAGCAGAAGAGTGCTCTCGATCAGTTGAAAAACCTGGCGGGTGAGCAAGCGGGAAAGGTTCAGGCCAAGTTCGACATCGCCCTTGATGCCGCCCGTACCATGGCTCATACCTTTGAGGTGGGCAAAAAGCCGGGTCCTAACGGCAAGCCGGTGCTGCAGATCGGCCGCGATCAGCTCAACGCCATTTTGCTCAACGTACTGGAAAAAAATCCTGAATTCAACGGTACCTACTCCTGTTGGGAGCCTAATGCTCTCGACGGTCGCGATAGTGAGTTCGCCACCGGCAAGGACGGCAACAACTCGGTGACCGGGCGATTCACTCCTTACTGGAATCGTGATTCCAACGGCAATATCGCCGTACAGCCCCTGGTGGAATACGACACTTACGATAAACACCCCAACGGCGTTCTGAAGGGCGGCTGGTATATCACCCCCCGGGAAAAAAATATTGAAAGCGTGCTTGATCCCTTCCCTTATATTGTTCAGGGTAAAAAGGTGTGGTTGACCACCCTCTCAGTGCCGGTAATGGTTAACGGCAAGTTTCATGGCGTGGCCGGAACCGACTACGACCTGACCTTCGTCCAGCAGCTCAGTGAAAAGGTCGACAAGGATCTGATGAACGGTCAGGGCGAGGTGGCGATCATCAGTTACGACGGCCTGATCGTGGCTCACAGCGAAAAGCCGGAACTCATTGGTCAGCACTTCAAGGCCGCTTTGGCCGATGGTTGGGAGTCCGCTCTCAAAACGGTACAGGCCGGGGACTCCATGGCCAGCATGGATGAAGCCAGTGGCATGGCCACGGCCCTGGGCGCTATTGAGCTCGGCCGCACCGGCCGGCCCTGGTCGGTTATGATCCGCATTGCCGAAGATGTTATCCTGGCCGAAGCCCTTGCTCTTGATGCGGCTCTGGAAGAGCGTAGCGATAGCGCCGCGATGTGGCAGACTTCCGTCGGCATAGTCGTGACCTTGATCGCCCTGGCTCTGATCTGGCTGGCCGCCCGCAGTATCGCTCGTCCGATTCGGGAAGCCGCAACCCTGGCTGATACCATCGGTGCCGGTGATCTTTCTCAACGCCTGCAGGTTCAAAGCGCTGATGAAGTTGGCCAGTTGAGTACCGCCCTTAACGCCATGGCCGACGGCCTGGAGCAGAAGGCGCAGATTGCAGAAAAGGTTGCCAACGGCGATCTGACCACGGAAGTCGAATTGGCCTCGGATAAAGACGTGCTCGGCAGGGCCCTGCACAAGATGGTCGATCGCCTCAACGATCTGCTCGGCCAGGTGCAGACAGCCAGCCACCAGATCAGCACCGGTTCGACACAGGTTTCCGACGCGTCTCAGACCCTGTCTCAGGGCGCGACCCAATCTGCCGCCTCACTGGAAGAGATTACCGCTTCCATGACCGAGATGGCGTCCCAGACCAAGCTCAATGCCGAAAATGCCGACCAGGCAAACTCCCTCTCCAAAGGGGCGCAAAGCGCCGCTAACAACGGCAGTGAGTTGATGTCCGACCTGGTCGATGCCATGAGTGATATTAATCGCTCCGGCGAGGATATTTCCAAGATCATCAAGGTTATCGACGAGATTGCCTTCCAGACCAACCTGCTGGCCCTGAACGCCGCGGTCGAAGCGGCCCGTGCCGGGCAGCATGGCAAAGGCTTTGCCGTGGTTGCCGAAGAAGTGCGTAATCTGGCCGGCCGCAGCGCCAAGGCCGCCAAGGAAACCGCTGAGCTGATCGAGAATTCAACAGCAAAAACCCGTCATGGCAACGATATCGTCGAAAAGACCGAAGCGGCTCTTAAAGAAATTGTTGGCGGCACCACCAAGGTTTCCGATCTGGTGGCGGAAATCGCCGCGGCCAGCAACGAGCAGTCCGAGGGGATTAGCCAGGTCAATAGCGGGCTGGGTCAGATAGACTCGGTCACCCAGCAGAATACTGCCAACGCCGAAGAAAGCGCTGCCGCATCCGAAGAACTGGCCAGCCAGTC
Protein-coding sequences here:
- a CDS encoding hybrid sensor histidine kinase/response regulator, which gives rise to MSRHLNVLIVEDSEDDVLLLKRHLRQGGYLIHCGWVDTAAALNQALSEESWDVVISDYSLPSFTAIDALFMLQKKGLDIPFIIVSGAIGEEIAVSAMKAGAHDYVMKDNLARLGPAIERELREAAMRRDRYEAEEALKESERENREISREFRALLDNIPDSLTLLDSSMQVVWSNLSTAKLLNCNPDELANHHCEKLWTDCSARGDDCPVRKSFISCQVEKAVIKANDDRTWGVRAIPISNRHGQVVSVIKMASDITRQIQLREEASRAGQLASLGELAAGVAHEINNPINGIINYAQILADQFSEDAENQEIVQEIIDEGERIANIAKNLLDFAKARPEFKKPVSAEDILAASLALTKSQLNRDGIKLIIDMNPGLPPVLAHLQQVQQVILNLISNARYALNQKYSAADPEKIFHIESELCSTPGGRLCACLFWTRELVLPRRYCPRLWIRSIPPNRVAPAPASA
- a CDS encoding sensor histidine kinase → MRLSFLDQGIGIAPEVLPKVMDPFYSTKPSGSGTGLGLSISHGIIKDHGGEIRIFSVPGQYTRVVLDLPVADADCQMGQQEEVGGSR
- a CDS encoding PAS domain-containing sensor histidine kinase: MRRIGFFGVALLSSWSLLLVWTYQEDSSELLAAGLGGTEQIRFYVILFLALQSLIILFLLPHVRWQKQAQRALRSSEERFKAAASAISDALVAINDQGLVVLFNPAAERLFGHSRQQMLGQTLDALLPMRYRERHRQALTDYFSSGSGSRVFGSPLELPALCADGREIIVELSLSLLSEGDSRTVLASFRDISRRKADEEALRQSEERFRELADLLPQSVFEADQQGRVTFANRMALQFAGWSDEDLARQPSVIDLLGPEDRQRAAANFQRVLAGELLLNEEYSLQVSAESSPVTVVVAAAPIVRQEQVVGLRGIAVDVTERLAVERIARENTEKFKRLYQEYQALLDHIPDAITLYTPELTVVRSNRGAARLLELPVTELPGTHCSALWAGCSAAGDHCPVERCFRSGQVEQAFTKTDDGRSWHVRAFPVCNKEGERINVISLASDVTRQRQLEQEASRANHLASLGELAAGVAHEINNPINGIINYAQILADDGQIGEDNREVLRGITEEGERIANIVYNLLSFARDRQETKTPVNLGEVLTAALNLTESQLRKDMILLDVNVDPGLPLVNAHFQQLQQVMLNLISNARYALNQRYPEGHVGKTFAIRSEFAQEAGGDRIRLVFHDGGTGIPAHQLPKILDPFYTTKPSGAGTGLGLSISHGIIEDHGGRLDIESAENRFTKVTIELPTAKGSDLL
- a CDS encoding sigma-54 dependent transcriptional regulator; amino-acid sequence: MKPKILVIDDEKSLRFTFQRFLSDEGYEVDTAADYQEALLRIGQECYDVVFSDILLGDKTGIDVLRAIKEQIPLCPVIMVTGYPNIETASEALRLGAFDYISKPVVKKDLLQVARAAIKYRHVAEENERNRINLEAVFSSVGDGLIIVDQQGELQRANEAAQRIFQLDEEVLGQPYREALSNCSVRSCDLLQSTLETGRQGQLERIECDHSPNSRQVLTLLTSPLVNAVGEAIGAVLVTRDETRIDKLERSLRKRHNFHKMVGASNKMQELYCLLDDLADVPSTVLITGESGTGKELVAEALHKSGVRHNKPLVKVNCAALSDTLLESELFGHVRGSFTGAVKDRIGRFQKAEGGTIFLDEIGDISHKVQLRLLRVLQEREIERIGESMPTKVDIRIVAATNRNLAEMVRQGSFREDLYYRLKVITIPLPPLRERKDDIPLLVEHMIDKLNGTMGKEVTGISQEVAEFFQEYNWPGNIRELEHVMEYAFVRCRQPVVALGHLPEDLLATKDQNSDASPQVVEEDEVQSICKALEKTAWNKAKAARLLGIDRKTLYRKLAKYEIDA
- a CDS encoding chemotaxis protein CheW, which produces MAEVMEKDPLELDDAGYETEDTQKDKFLTFFLANEDYGIAIQHVIEIIGIQKITEVPDMPTFVKGVINLRGKVIPVMDVRARFGLPGQEYDERTCIIVVNVDDQSTGLIVDRVCEVADIPSENVEPAPGSGKGQVDSYIMGLGKVGDRVKILLDARRLLAI
- a CDS encoding methyl-accepting chemotaxis protein, encoding MKLKSIQLKITLIAGACLLITAGALVAYSLISAHNTQQMTIERVSAVQQKSALDQLKNLAGEQAGKVQAKFDIALDAARTMAHTFEVGKKPGPNGKPVLQIGRDQLNAILLNVLEKNPEFNGTYSCWEPNALDGRDSEFATGKDGNNSVTGRFTPYWNRDSNGNIAVQPLVEYDTYDKHPNGVLKGGWYITPREKNIESVLDPFPYIVQGKKVWLTTLSVPVMVNGKFHGVAGTDYDLTFVQQLSEKVDKDLMNGQGEVAIISYDGLIVAHSEKPELIGQHFKAALADGWESALKTVQAGDSMASMDEASGMATALGAIELGRTGRPWSVMIRIAEDVILAEALALDAALEERSDSAAMWQTSVGIVVTLIALALIWLAARSIARPIREAATLADTIGAGDLSQRLQVQSADEVGQLSTALNAMADGLEQKAQIAEKVANGDLTTEVELASDKDVLGRALHKMVDRLNDLLGQVQTASHQISTGSTQVSDASQTLSQGATQSAASLEEITASMTEMASQTKLNAENADQANSLSKGAQSAANNGSELMSDLVDAMSDINRSGEDISKIIKVIDEIAFQTNLLALNAAVEAARAGQHGKGFAVVAEEVRNLAGRSAKAAKETAELIENSTAKTRHGNDIVEKTEAALKEIVGGTTKVSDLVAEIAAASNEQSEGISQVNSGLGQIDSVTQQNTANAEESAAASEELASQSAQLQNMLSQFKLKGGVRMASAAIPQPVAAPKRTAPALGYEGNAATFAQAAPAPTADNDPSQVIALDDKEFGKY